Proteins co-encoded in one Henriciella litoralis genomic window:
- a CDS encoding TonB-dependent receptor, with protein MIFPRSAWVAFLYTTASVSSIGLAADAQEEDNVRTLQSVVVTTQKTSESLQNVPIAVSAFDEEAIDRLQLTGGPDLTKAVPNLSFTKGQFTGFNLKIRGIGVDVVATSGDAGVGIHQNDVPLQSNRLFESEFFDTERVEILRGPQGTLYGRNANGGVFNLITAKPVFEEFQADAALTYGNYNSVKANGMVNLPVGERVALRVAGSLTQRDGYVDNIVTGNDIDDRDLWSIRATLGFEPTDSLSGWLLYEHFEEEDTRLRSGKQLCRKDPLDTSFAGIPIAFDDQIFTSQGCLSAPLDESRDTVNSVATLAGGLAVQVGLLNGDAFTAPAIQDLRTIAAGFDPFYKAEQDLWTLSLSWDINDVLKLTSLSSFNETSVFSVEDVSKVEPTITFNDLSAIPPGINPQVDLYNSVFPGGVVNDPQIGPSNIYTVADPSGETTEAFTQELRLQSDFSGPLNFNLGAIYMDYEAGNDDVIDGYYFISNALTGLLQLHNASLAAGGPPVIPGVPFPASLDESNVDGDSNILNSLNGLGRNYFRTVSPYELQSTALFGEAYYDINDELTFTLGLRYTKDEKSQKNIPTYLFTPDVVRADPLAPVPDPATETNLDGNVDGIFEVEFEEVTGRAGFDWTPDFSFTDDTLLYGFYSRGYKGGGINPPQPSDNANAFPSTFEPEFINAYEIGTKNRFAGDTQQLNLAGFYYDYTDYQITQVINRSSVNFNVDAEVYGLEIEYLWAPGSNWLLSANLGLLESKLVDVFAIDVLDRTAGNSDFVVLKNAASYSNCAVSAEGYATILGAIAAGQLDAGSTAGLCLGSFAGQEATFGLGDVSYVGGDGSLRTIGALTPFDGVNKNLSDNNLPGAPDTTLNLAAEYTFPSIGNSSWDLTIRGDYYYQAESFARIWNVPRDEISSWENVNLSLVLANDDTGFQITAFAKNLFDEEVITGAYLQDDSPGLYSNVFLTEPALYGVTVSKSW; from the coding sequence ATGATTTTTCCGCGATCAGCTTGGGTGGCGTTTCTATACACAACGGCATCGGTTTCGAGCATTGGGCTAGCGGCAGATGCTCAAGAAGAAGACAATGTGAGAACGCTGCAGTCGGTCGTTGTTACGACTCAGAAAACTTCAGAGTCACTGCAGAACGTGCCAATTGCTGTTTCTGCTTTTGATGAAGAGGCAATTGACAGACTCCAGTTAACTGGTGGTCCAGATCTCACAAAAGCTGTGCCGAACCTGTCGTTCACCAAAGGACAATTTACTGGATTCAACCTCAAAATCAGGGGCATAGGAGTAGATGTCGTAGCAACGTCCGGCGATGCCGGGGTAGGCATACATCAGAACGACGTCCCCCTTCAATCGAACAGACTCTTCGAATCCGAATTCTTTGACACTGAGAGGGTCGAAATCCTCCGTGGGCCACAAGGAACACTCTATGGCCGAAACGCTAATGGAGGCGTGTTCAACTTGATCACCGCCAAGCCGGTTTTCGAAGAATTCCAGGCAGACGCCGCGCTGACTTACGGGAACTATAATTCCGTAAAAGCTAACGGCATGGTCAATTTGCCCGTAGGAGAACGGGTTGCCCTCCGAGTTGCCGGATCTCTCACGCAACGCGACGGGTACGTTGATAATATAGTCACCGGCAACGATATTGACGACCGGGACTTGTGGTCAATCCGCGCCACTCTTGGATTTGAGCCGACAGACTCATTGAGCGGGTGGCTATTATATGAACATTTCGAAGAAGAGGATACGCGTCTCCGCTCGGGCAAGCAGCTTTGCCGGAAAGACCCTCTAGACACTAGTTTTGCGGGCATTCCCATCGCCTTCGATGATCAGATTTTCACCTCTCAGGGCTGTCTAAGTGCGCCTCTTGACGAGTCGCGCGATACGGTGAATTCGGTCGCGACGCTCGCGGGTGGGCTAGCTGTTCAGGTTGGGCTGCTCAATGGAGATGCATTTACCGCACCAGCCATTCAGGATTTGCGAACTATTGCGGCAGGATTCGATCCGTTCTACAAAGCCGAACAGGATTTGTGGACACTTAGTCTGTCATGGGACATCAATGATGTCCTGAAATTGACTTCATTGTCGAGCTTCAATGAAACATCTGTTTTCTCTGTTGAGGATGTCTCAAAAGTCGAGCCCACAATCACCTTCAATGACTTGTCAGCAATTCCACCAGGGATAAATCCGCAAGTCGATCTCTACAATTCAGTTTTCCCCGGCGGCGTCGTCAATGACCCGCAGATCGGCCCCTCGAACATTTATACGGTGGCGGATCCATCCGGTGAAACAACAGAGGCCTTTACGCAAGAACTGCGTCTGCAGTCGGATTTTAGTGGCCCGCTGAATTTCAATCTCGGCGCCATCTATATGGACTATGAGGCGGGCAATGACGATGTAATCGATGGATACTACTTCATAAGCAATGCCCTTACCGGTCTGCTGCAATTACACAACGCATCACTTGCAGCTGGTGGACCACCAGTGATTCCGGGAGTTCCATTCCCTGCAAGCCTTGATGAGTCCAATGTGGATGGCGACTCAAATATCCTCAATTCACTCAACGGCTTGGGACGAAATTACTTTCGGACAGTTTCCCCTTATGAGTTGCAGTCGACAGCGCTCTTCGGGGAAGCATATTATGATATAAATGATGAACTGACCTTCACGCTCGGATTGCGCTACACGAAGGATGAAAAGTCGCAAAAGAACATTCCGACCTATCTCTTCACGCCTGATGTCGTCCGCGCGGATCCATTAGCTCCGGTTCCGGATCCGGCGACAGAGACGAACCTAGACGGAAATGTCGACGGAATTTTCGAGGTTGAATTTGAAGAGGTTACAGGGCGCGCCGGATTTGATTGGACACCGGATTTTTCGTTCACAGATGATACGCTTCTGTATGGCTTTTACTCCCGCGGTTACAAGGGAGGCGGCATAAACCCACCGCAGCCTTCGGATAATGCCAACGCATTCCCGTCAACTTTTGAACCAGAGTTCATCAATGCATACGAAATTGGAACCAAAAATCGGTTCGCAGGAGACACACAGCAACTTAATCTCGCAGGCTTCTATTATGACTATACGGATTACCAGATCACTCAGGTGATCAACCGCTCATCGGTGAATTTCAATGTCGATGCTGAGGTGTACGGCCTGGAGATTGAATATCTTTGGGCGCCCGGAAGTAACTGGCTGTTGTCTGCAAATCTCGGTTTGCTCGAATCTAAGCTGGTTGATGTTTTTGCGATTGACGTCCTTGATCGCACGGCCGGTAACTCCGATTTCGTGGTTCTGAAGAACGCGGCAAGCTATTCGAACTGCGCTGTTTCCGCAGAAGGGTATGCAACGATTTTAGGCGCAATCGCGGCTGGGCAACTTGACGCGGGCTCTACTGCTGGGCTGTGTCTTGGCAGTTTTGCAGGTCAGGAGGCGACTTTTGGGCTGGGAGATGTGTCCTATGTCGGTGGGGACGGATCACTCCGCACAATCGGCGCATTGACGCCATTCGACGGCGTCAACAAAAACCTCAGCGACAACAATCTGCCGGGTGCTCCGGATACTACGCTAAACTTGGCAGCGGAGTATACTTTTCCATCTATTGGTAATAGTAGCTGGGATCTGACAATCCGCGGTGATTATTACTATCAAGCGGAGAGCTTTGCTCGTATCTGGAACGTTCCGCGCGACGAGATTTCCAGCTGGGAAAATGTCAATCTTTCTCTTGTCTTGGCGAATGATGACACCGGCTTCCAAATCACAGCTTTTGCCAAAAACCTGTTTGACGAAGAGGTGATAACGGGAGCCTATTTGCAGGACGACAGCCCTGGACTTTATAGCAATGTCTTTCTGACTGAACCGGCTTTGTACGGAGTAACTGTTTCGAAATCATGGTAA